In Uranotaenia lowii strain MFRU-FL chromosome 2, ASM2978415v1, whole genome shotgun sequence, one genomic interval encodes:
- the LOC129743807 gene encoding protein DPCD: MSYVAWLTKLRGADKSSAIQGTIRKIHYNFPDGTEMVEEYSTETGVILRRAWKKKSDLIRKDEWEIELGDPLPRALAGAKSNNADGFLFQESSTEPLLSKRITRVAIEWRIRNLPYPLCTYSITCDGDERTITVRTSNKKYFKRIEIPEFQRCNFAPRQEDLTVFHQNQTLIISYKKPPILIEMEKAVLVELQNIETIEYDNLQCEDLLKGLMGG; this comes from the exons ATGTCATACGTGGCCTGGCTGACAAAACTGCGAGGTGCCGACAAAAGCTCTGCCATTCAGGGCACGATTCGCAAAATCCACTATAATTTTCCGGATGGTACGGAAATGGTCGAAGAGTACAGCACCGAAACCGGTGTGATCCTGCGACGCGCCTGGAAGAAAAAAAGCGATCTCATACGGAAGGATGAATGGGAAATCGAACTGGGCGATCCCCTTCCAAGAGCTTTGGCTGGGGCAAAATCAAACAACGCCGATGGTTTCTTGTTCCAAGAGTCTAGCACGGAACCACTTCTATCGAAGCGGATAACTCGGGTTGCCATCGAGTGGCGCATTCGGAATCTGCCTTATCCACTCTGTACGTATTCGATAACCTGTGATGGAGACGAGCGGACAATAACCGTGCGAACCTCTAATAAAAAGTATTTCAAACGGATTGAGATTCCGGAATTCCAGCGATGTAATTTCGCTCCCCGCCAGGAAGACTTGaccgtttttcatcaaaaccaaacTTTGATCATTTCG TACAAAAAGCCACCAATTTTAATCGAGATGGAAAAGGCCGTTCTTGTCGAGTTGCAGAATATTGAAACGATCGAGTATGACAATTTGCAATGTGAAGATTTGTTGAAAGGTTTAATGGGTGGATAA
- the LOC129743808 gene encoding 40S ribosomal protein S19a-like, with amino-acid sequence MPGITVKDVDQDKVVQGVALFLKKSGKLKVPDYVDLIKTGKFKELAPTDPDWFYVRCASILRRLYHQSPSGVGSICRIYGGRQRNGVRPSHFCRSDGSATRKAVQALEQLKLIEKLPEGGRKLTSQGQRDLDRIAAQIVSKQRAAQKKEAATIVLS; translated from the exons ATGCCAGGAATCACCGTCAAGGACGTCGATCAGGACAAAGTTGTCCAGGGTGTTGCCCTCTTCCTGAAAAA ATCAGGTAAACTGAAGGTCCCAGATTACGTCGACCTCATCAAAACCGGCAAATTCAAGGAATTGGCCCCGACCGACCCGGATTGGTTTTACGTCCGTTGTGCGTCGATCCTGCGTCGCCTGTACCATCAGAGCCCGTCCGGGGTTGGCTCGATCTGCCGCATTTACGGTGGCCGCCAGCGAAATGGAGTGCGCCCGTCCCACTTCTGTCGATCGGATGGCAGCGCGACCCGAAAGGCCGTTCAGGCCCTCGAGCAGCTCAAGCTGATCGAGAAGCTTCCTGAGGGCGGTCGCAAACTGACCAGCCAGGGCCAGCGGGATCTGGACCGAATTGCCGCCCAGATCGTGAGCAAACAGCGGGCTGCCCAGAAGAAGGAAGCAGCTACGATTGTATTGTcgtaa
- the LOC129743804 gene encoding GRIP and coiled-coil domain-containing protein 1: MDRHQDLEAVVNSQKEQLLRYEKRLKDVVTAYKGLLKEKTALESSLAAFTSSTGSLVTNSAEGKEVSSPAHIKNTAFRKISTASESAGDEDALREQVATLMNSLATLTAEKGRMEISFRNDRKGLREALVEKENAVRDLEDQVKALNYTIKTDLENCKAKLRQDHEEEFNGQLVMICELQKQLLDERHLNETLEMQLRDLKIQFNQQNTDKRVNEMPQAIDFARHNSEQLESSKKENAALSTMLHQFQGEIENLKRQHATAIRSEQRRVMVAEERGKKLEEIHEERVANLEARLAELSEVVGTYDRLRQQDQENISKLKDKLSKLNLDSKVTRRISQESNVERIVEEIGYLKNLLLAENDKLDKPLDLSSLFSIHSVIEENPERQSDLEEFRTIQRSYEQCLNENEVLKANIQIHVNNTKTLQEKIKVLNKNIDDLEVEYKNKQIELNQAVKMEKMRTQDMLTALESDFKSKLSQLELQLKRQRERSLQLLEEKEEEIKSLRTSFDILMHDTKNHTNPEQVAMDSLDSLPMALSKKISALNSVFKSTEHSMAGAGGSGNPSDTHHILHYAHELARREIEITALRTAKNNAEAALRQALHDKVASQEELHDTIANLEEQIDRLERCKSREGANLEYLKNVVLSFLTSQDSESKKHMINAIAAVLKFSATELASLQGLIGNSTSKR, translated from the exons ATGGATAGGCACCAGGATTTGGAGGCTGTAGTAAACTCTCAAAAAGAGCAGTTGCTGCGTTATGAAAAACGACTAAAAG atgtgGTTACCGCATATAAAGGGCTGCTGAAAGAGAAAACGGCCCTGGAATCCAGCTTAGCTGCATTCACCAGCAGCACCGGAAGCTTGGTTACCAATAGTGCGGAAGGGAAGGAAGTGTCCTCACCAGCACATATAAAAAACACAGCCTTTAGAAAAATCTCTACGGCTTCAGAATCGGCTGGCGACGAAGATGCATTGCGAGAACAGGTTGCAACTTTGATGAACTCTCTGGCCACCCTTACGGCTGAGAAGGGTCGGATGGAGATATCGTTCAGAAACGATCGGAAAGGTTTAAGAGAAGCATTGGTAGAAAAAGAAAACGCTGTCCGTGATTTGGAGGATCAAGTTAAAGCTTTGAATTATACAATCAAGACGGATCTTGAAAATTGCAAAGCTAAGTTAAGACAAGATCACGAGGAAGAATTCAATGGCCAACTAGTAATGATTTGTGAGCTACAAAAACAGCTGCTTGATGAGCGTCATTTAAATGAAACTTTGGAGATGCAATTGAGGGATCTGAAGATCCAGTTCAATCAGCAAAATACTGATAAACGGGTTAATGAAATGCCGCAGGCCATAGATTTTGCCCGTCACAATTCAGAACAGCTCGAAAGTTCCAAGAAAGAGAATGCAGCGTTATCGACCATGTTACATCAATTTCAGGGagaaatagaaaatttgaaaagacaACATGCCACTGCAATTCGTTCGGAACAACGAAGGGTAATGGTAGCAGAAGAAAGGGGTAAAAAACTCGAGGAAATCCACGAGGAAAGGGTTGCCAATTTAGAGGCACGCTTGGCCGAGCTGAGTGAAGTTGTTGGAACATACGATCGGCTGAGACAGCAGGAtcaggaaaatatttcaaagttgaAAGATAAACTGTCCAAGTTGAATTTGGATAGCAAAGTCACGAGAAGAATAAGTCAAGAAAGCAATGTCGAACGAATTGTAGAAGAAATAGGATATCTGAAAAATCTGTTACTGGCGGAGAACGACAAACTTGATAAACCCCTGGATCTgtcatcattattttcaattcattcaGTCATAGAAGAGAATCCCGAACGTCAGTCTGACTTGGAAGAGTTTCGTACTATCCAGCGCAGCTACGAACAGTGTTTGAATGagaatgaagttttgaaagcaAACATCCAAATCCATGTTAATAACACGAAAACATTGcaagaaaaaatcaaagttttgaataagAATATAGACGATTTAGAGGttgaatacaaaaataaacaaattgaattgaatcaagcagtaaaaatggaaaaaatgcgAACCCAAGATATGCTTACAGCGTTAGAATCGGACTTTAAATCAAAACTCTCTCAACTTGAGCTTCAACTTAAAAGACAACGAGAACGCTCCTTGCAGTTACTCGaagagaaagaagaagaaatcaAATCACTTCGTACTTCATTCGACATTCTGATGCATGATACCAAAAACCATACAAACCCGGAGCAAGTGGCTATGGATTCCTTGGACAGTTTGCCAATGGCCCTTTCGAAGAAAATAAGCGCCCTCAATTCGGTGTTCAAAAGTACCGAGCATTCGATGGCTGGTGCAGGTGGAAGTGGTAACCCCAGCGATACCCATCATATTTTACATTACGCTCACGAGCTGGCTCGACGAGAAATCGAAATAACGGCACTACGGACGGCTAAGAATAATGCCGAAGCTGCCCTCCGACAGGCATTGCACGATAAGGTTGCCTCCCAAGAGGAATTACACGACACGATTGCAAATCTCGAAGAACAAATTGATAG ATTGGAACGTTGTAAATCACGCGAAGGGGCAAATTTGGAGTATCTCAAAAACGTGGTACTGAGCTTCCTGACCTCGCAGGACTCCGAGAGCAAGAAGCACATGATAAACGCCATTGCTGCTGTACTCAAGTTTAGTGCAACCGAATTGGCATCGCTGCAAGGTTTGATCGGCAACAGCACTAGTAAGCGGTAG
- the LOC129743805 gene encoding sperm-associated antigen 7 homolog has protein sequence MDLLGSILGSMDKPPARDKKEKEMIEKQKKELEHLRNKEREELNRFRKFAEERLGRLVKDPHRPYMEFQPLDKVHRSVVHDIAEIAGLAALSFGVEDVDRYIVVYKKENMPSEDELAARRNGDPWNKQTAEEYAERRLQRKLLEEELQKKPLEEKELAVPTTNYKTKYVHLIGQDAALEAAKKTESNKSYGYVPSENKRDIRSIEQTMADIQAKKRLKTQHTVEQPSDIPETNTDLVEAGTSN, from the exons ATGGATTTGCTAGGCTCGATTCTTGGATCTATGGACAAACCACCAGCTCGAGACAAGAAGGAGAAggaaatgatagaaa aGCAGAAGAAAGAGCTGGAGCATCTGCGCAACAAAGAACGGGAAGAACTCAACCGGTTCCGTAAATTCGCGGAAGAAAGACTTGGCCGGTTGGTAAAGGATCCTCACCGACCCTACATGGAATTTCAACCATTAGACAAGGTTCATCGATCGGTGGT ACATGATATAGCAGAAATAGCTGGCTTGGCAGCGCTGAGCTTTGGAGTAGAAGATGTGGACCGTTACATTGTAGTTTACAAGAAGGAAAATATGCCCTCCGAAGATGAATTGGCCGCTCGGAGAAATGGAGATCCTTGGAACAAACAGACAGCCGAAGAATACGCCGAAAGGCGACTACAGCGTAAACTACTCGAGGAAGAATTACAGAAAAAACCCTTGGAAGAGAAAGAGCTGGCAGTTCCGACAACAAACTACAAGACAAAGTATGTGCATCTAATCGGTCAGGATGCAGCCTTGGAAGCAGCCAAGAAAACCGAATCCAACAAAAGCTACGGTTACG TTCCTAGTGAAAACAAACGAGATATTCGTTCTATCGAACAGACCATGGCTGATATTCAGGCTAAGAAACGTCTCAAGACTCAGCATACGGTTGAGCAACCGAGTGATATCCCAGAAACCAACACTGATCTTGTTGAAGCAGGCACATCTAATTAG
- the LOC129743806 gene encoding actin-related protein 8: MANSKDTPEHLQAQNIIVIQPGSLYLRMGRASDVNPCRLLHAIARRRTPGGQFYRDCVLPRPVVTKARDLLPEFEECRLQVSHTLQSCVQSDGRRRYATPPQQISAFNRRSVPEVIEGTKMEWKDDLPGNTFVGEEVLWLKPKGEFNLHFPIKRGELNLHREVGGSMTSVMADLQEIWEYVLRYRLRIDLKQLKHFKAVLVIPDIYNRAHLKELTTLLLNRIGFGCCFLVQDHVAATFGAGLGYACVVDVGDQKTSVSCVEDGISHPNTRVRLDYGGADITQTFYWMLQKCAFPYQECDQNNPQDAFLLKQLKEEYGHVNLDLCGSVEKSFTVQHPMQQKRKFTLQVGDEAIVGPLALFHTELLSVTGANRSIPKTQKPCTVQPHPEDCFDAEYLRETGRRGKENLEQTANESGMVNVENQDEDMVVEGLDQPERDGKVSEKDFMLPGGQLIGIDQAVLQSIERCPNDELKRKMYGCILVVGGGMKFIGMSNWLQNKVALKIPLMYRSEHNIVHSSKDIDPENTAWKGAAIMSCLESATELWLTEPEWNRYGLRILREKAVFMW; encoded by the exons ATGGCAAACAGCAAGGACACGCCGGAG CATCTTCAAGCGCAAAACATAATCGTTATTCAGCCTGGCTCTCTGTACCTGCGCATGGGACGAGCCTCAGACGTGAATCCATGCCGACTTCTACATGCCATAGCGCGGCGTCGCACTCCAGGAGGGCAATTTTATCGTGATTGTGTGTTGCCACGTCCCGTGGTGACCAAGGCCAGGGATTTGCTGCCGGAATTTGAAGAATGTCGGCTGCAG GTATCACATACATTGCAATCATGCGTCCAGTCCGATGGCCGCCGCAGATATGCCACCCCGCCCCAACAAATATCTGCCTTTAATCGACGATCAGTACCGGAGGTGATTGAAGGCACGAAAATGGAATGGAAAGATGACTTACCAGGCAATACATTTGTGGGCGAAGAAGTACTTTGGTTGAAACCAAAGGGAGAATTTAACCTTCATTTTCCTATCAAACGAGGCGAGCTGAATCTCCACCGTGAAGTTGGTGGTTCAATGACTTCAGTTATGGCAGATTTGCAGGAAATCTGGGAATATGTACTACGATATAGATTGCGAATCGACTTGAAACAGCTTAAGCATTTTAAGGCCGTATTAGTAATACCAGATATTTACAATAGAGCGCATTTGAAAGAATTAACAACGCTACTTTTGAATAGAATAGGGTTTGGATGTTGCTTTTTAGTACAAGATCACGTAGCAGCAACCTTTGGGGCTGGTCTGGGCTATGCTTGTGTCGTTGATGTGGGAGATCAGAAAACGTCGGTTTCTTGCGTAGAAGATGGCATTTCTCATCCAAATACAAGAGTTCGTTTGGATTATGGAGGTGCCGATATAACGCAAACGTTCTACTGGATGCTTCAAAAATGCGCCTTTCCTTATCAGGAATGCGATCAAAATAATCCTCAGGATGCATTTCTTCTAAAACAGCTAAAAGAAGAATATGGTCATGTGAACCTGGATTTATGTGGTTCCGTAGAAAAATCCTTTACTGTACAGCATCCAATGCAACAGAAGCGAAAATTTACGCTTCAGGTCGGCGATGAAGCGATCGTAGGGCCGTTAGCTCTATTTCACACAGAGCTTCTTTCGGTAACAGGGGCAAATCGATCTATTCCAAAAACGCAAAAACCTTGTACAGTTCAGCCTCATCCGGAAGACTGTTTCGATGCTGAGTACTTGCGAGAAACAGGACGACGAGGAAAAGAAAATCTAGAACAGACTGCAAACGAAAGCGGAATGGTCAATGTGGAAAATCAAGACGAAGACATGGTGGTAGAAGGATTGGACCAACCAGAGAGAGACGGAAAAGTGAGCGAAAAGGATTTCATGCTTCCCGGGGGACAACTCATTGGAATTGATCAGGCTGTACTTCAGAGTATTGAACGATGTC cCAACGACGAATTAAAACGAAAGATGTATGGATGTATTCTGGTGGTGGGAGGAGGGATGAAATTTATCGGAATGTCTAATTGGCTTCAGAACAAAGTGGCGTTGAAAATACCTCTAATGTATCGTTCGGAGCATAATATTGTGCACAGTTCCAAAGATATTGATCCCGAGAACACTGCCTGGAAAGGAGCGGCTATTATGTCCTGTCTGGAAAGTGCCACTGAACTTTGGTTGACTGAACCCGAATGGAATAGGTACGGACTTCGAATTCTTCGCGAAAAAGCAGTTTTTATGTGGTAG